A region from the Vibrio sp. SS-MA-C1-2 genome encodes:
- a CDS encoding thiol:disulfide interchange protein DsbA/DsbL, with the protein MKKFIKGVLLLAALFSVSVSASEFKEGVHYQVFPVQKTKTPTVTEYFSFYCGNCYNMETRYLPLIKPELDKDISFNQKHVDYAQNQTSKAVVEAFAIMQEMGIEDDARLKEVMFEAMGGNHDHHSAPKGHEEKGPSVATLQDIKTILVANGVDAASFDKAAKSPVVAEKVAKWDKEQSYYRINSIPTFVVNGKYKIIFKNLKTVEQLTDLMNYLADK; encoded by the coding sequence ATGAAAAAATTTATTAAAGGCGTTCTTCTTTTAGCGGCACTGTTTAGTGTTTCTGTTTCTGCGAGTGAGTTTAAAGAAGGTGTGCATTATCAAGTTTTCCCTGTTCAAAAAACAAAAACACCAACTGTGACGGAGTATTTCTCTTTTTATTGCGGAAACTGCTACAACATGGAGACCCGTTACTTACCATTGATCAAGCCTGAACTGGATAAAGACATATCTTTTAATCAAAAACATGTTGATTATGCACAGAATCAAACGTCAAAAGCCGTGGTTGAAGCGTTTGCTATTATGCAAGAAATGGGAATTGAAGATGATGCCCGATTAAAAGAGGTGATGTTTGAAGCGATGGGCGGCAATCATGATCACCATTCAGCACCAAAAGGTCATGAAGAAAAAGGGCCTTCAGTTGCAACATTGCAAGATATTAAAACAATATTAGTAGCAAATGGTGTCGATGCCGCGTCGTTTGATAAAGCAGCAAAAAGCCCAGTAGTAGCAGAAAAAGTGGCAAAATGGGATAAAGAACAGTCATATTACCGTATTAATAGTATTCCAACCTTCGTGGTTAATGGTAAGTATAAAATTATATTTAAAAATTTAAAAACGGTAGAGCAATTGACTGATTTAATGAATTATTTGGCAGACAAATAG
- a CDS encoding sodium-dependent transporter, with translation MANNAGEFPRDTWGSKLGFVMAAAGSAVGLGNIWKFPYTAGENGGGAFVLIYLLFVIFIGFSVMLTEFAIGRKTRLSAVGAFKSQDRRWAFTGVLGVFSGLLIMGFYPVVGGWAIAYIYKVGSGLLSTPAAIGDSFGSFISDPVQPLLWMGLYLLLNIFIVIRGISGGIEKAGKVLMPLLFIILIIVSVKGLMLPGAEKGLEFLFKPDFSKVDSGVVLAALGQAFFSLSLGMGCMITYGSYIKKKENLVQTTGMVTAMDTGVAILAGVAMFPAMFAFNMEPAAGPGLVFVVVPQIFAEMGGVVGMLFALLFFIGLSVAALTSSVSLLEVVVSYLIDEKKMTRKKAVFTASAVMAVLCIFASLSIGGLGPQLFGTGAFDVFDLLTDKIFLAIGGMLVCIYAGWRLNRKDLEKEITNDGEVSFPLFGLWYTLVKYIIPVAIAIVAFAGIQGGFESGKGAIMMVGVGIILFFAVISKKL, from the coding sequence GTGGCTAATAATGCAGGTGAGTTTCCACGCGATACGTGGGGATCAAAATTAGGTTTCGTTATGGCAGCAGCAGGTTCTGCTGTTGGTTTAGGTAATATTTGGAAATTCCCATACACCGCAGGTGAGAATGGTGGTGGTGCGTTTGTACTTATCTATCTTCTGTTTGTTATTTTCATCGGTTTCAGCGTTATGTTGACTGAATTTGCTATCGGTCGTAAGACACGTCTTTCTGCAGTAGGTGCTTTTAAGTCGCAAGACCGTCGTTGGGCATTTACCGGTGTGTTAGGGGTATTTAGTGGTCTATTAATTATGGGCTTCTACCCGGTTGTTGGTGGTTGGGCAATTGCTTATATCTATAAAGTAGGTTCAGGCTTACTAAGCACGCCAGCTGCGATTGGTGATAGCTTTGGTAGCTTCATCTCTGATCCTGTACAACCGTTACTATGGATGGGATTATACCTTCTATTAAACATCTTTATTGTTATCCGTGGTATTTCTGGTGGTATTGAAAAAGCAGGTAAAGTGTTAATGCCTTTACTGTTCATTATCCTGATTATTGTTTCAGTGAAAGGACTTATGTTACCAGGTGCTGAGAAAGGTCTAGAATTCCTATTTAAGCCAGATTTCTCTAAAGTTGATAGTGGCGTTGTTCTAGCTGCATTAGGTCAGGCATTCTTCTCTCTGAGTCTTGGTATGGGTTGTATGATTACTTACGGCTCTTATATTAAGAAGAAAGAGAATCTAGTTCAAACGACCGGAATGGTAACTGCAATGGATACTGGTGTTGCAATCCTTGCTGGTGTTGCAATGTTCCCTGCAATGTTTGCTTTCAACATGGAACCTGCTGCTGGTCCTGGTCTTGTTTTTGTTGTTGTCCCTCAGATATTTGCTGAAATGGGCGGCGTTGTCGGTATGTTGTTCGCTCTACTATTCTTCATTGGTTTGAGTGTTGCGGCATTAACGTCTTCGGTTTCTCTATTAGAAGTTGTGGTTTCTTATTTAATCGATGAGAAAAAGATGACGCGTAAAAAAGCAGTATTTACAGCAAGTGCGGTAATGGCTGTTCTTTGTATCTTCGCTTCACTTTCTATCGGTGGGCTAGGTCCTCAGTTATTCGGAACGGGTGCATTTGATGTATTTGACCTATTAACAGATAAGATCTTCTTAGCAATCGGCGGCATGTTAGTGTGTATCTACGCAGGTTGGAGATTAAATCGTAAAGATCTTGAAAAAGAGATCACTAATGACGGCGAAGTATCTTTCCCATTATTTGGCCTTTGGTACACATTAGTTAAGTACATCATTCCTGTTGCTATCGCGATTGTTGCATTCGCAGGCATTCAGGGTGGATTTGAGAGTGGTAAAGGCGCAATCATGATGGTTGGTGTTGGTATTATCCTCTTCTTTGCTGTGATATCTAAAAAGCTATAA
- a CDS encoding 5'-nucleotidase, translating into MSNNDFVETINDKLVVAVTSSALFDQRDGSDIFINNGTEAFEKYQEERVDTPLKGGPAFNFVKKLLSLNHQLGKEVVEVVVLSKNSVKAGRRVFRSIEHYKLPISRAVFLSGGEPHDYIPAFNVSLFLSTNRTSIDLAINKGFPAGLVLNYDHMGDSNGDILKLAFDFDGVVVDDESESVYKKGDLDKFQNFETKNANISHSPGPLAKFFKQISWIQQLESQKESEDPNYKKVLRTSIVTARGAPAHERVITTLYTWGVFADETFFLAGLKKARIFETLKPDMFFDDQMVHLDADEQGLALVHIPYGIANNKVK; encoded by the coding sequence ATGAGTAATAATGATTTTGTCGAAACAATTAATGATAAATTAGTGGTCGCTGTCACTTCTAGTGCTTTGTTTGACCAACGAGATGGTTCAGATATTTTTATTAATAATGGCACAGAAGCATTTGAAAAATATCAAGAAGAGAGAGTCGATACACCGCTTAAAGGTGGGCCGGCATTTAATTTTGTAAAAAAACTGCTCTCACTTAATCATCAACTTGGGAAAGAAGTTGTTGAAGTTGTGGTGTTATCGAAGAATTCAGTGAAAGCGGGACGTCGAGTCTTTCGTTCTATTGAACATTATAAATTACCAATTAGTCGAGCTGTCTTTCTTTCTGGTGGGGAGCCGCATGACTATATTCCTGCCTTCAATGTGTCACTCTTTTTATCAACGAACCGAACGAGTATTGATCTTGCTATAAATAAAGGTTTCCCAGCGGGTTTAGTGCTTAATTATGACCATATGGGTGACAGTAATGGTGATATATTGAAGCTAGCTTTTGATTTTGATGGTGTTGTTGTTGATGATGAGTCTGAATCTGTATATAAAAAAGGTGATCTTGATAAATTTCAAAATTTTGAAACTAAAAATGCCAATATTTCACACTCTCCAGGTCCATTAGCGAAATTTTTTAAACAGATATCTTGGATTCAGCAATTAGAATCACAAAAAGAGAGTGAAGATCCAAATTATAAAAAAGTTCTTAGAACATCGATCGTGACGGCTCGTGGGGCTCCAGCTCATGAGAGAGTGATTACGACGTTATACACTTGGGGGGTTTTTGCGGATGAAACATTTTTTCTTGCTGGTTTAAAGAAAGCAAGAATATTTGAAACCTTAAAACCAGATATGTTTTTTGATGATCAAATGGTACACCTTGATGCAGATGAACAAGGTTTAGCGCTGGTTCATATCCCTTATGGTATTGCGAATAATAAGGTGAAATAG
- a CDS encoding DUF3302 domain-containing protein, with protein sequence MNLTLDYASLAILFIVILILVYGLIAIHDIPYELAKKRNHPHQDAIHVAGWVSLFFLHAIWPFLWIWAMLYDPEKENWAGSKKGTDIDSQLLIQKLLKLEQKIEKLEQQQESK encoded by the coding sequence ATGAACCTAACATTAGATTATGCATCTTTGGCAATACTGTTTATTGTTATCTTAATATTAGTTTATGGATTAATTGCCATTCATGATATCCCTTATGAATTAGCGAAGAAGCGTAATCATCCACATCAAGATGCAATCCATGTGGCAGGTTGGGTTAGTCTTTTTTTCCTTCATGCGATTTGGCCGTTTTTATGGATTTGGGCCATGCTTTATGATCCTGAAAAAGAGAACTGGGCTGGAAGTAAAAAAGGGACAGATATTGACTCACAGCTATTAATACAAAAGCTTCTAAAACTAGAACAAAAGATAGAAAAATTAGAGCAACAGCAGGAGAGTAAATAA
- a CDS encoding HlyD family secretion protein, protein METLITLSYVALCVIVFRVFKVPKNRWTLTTAVVIGAFLLGWIFLYMAMYQPVSRLARVVGVTTPITSEVRGLVTDVYIKGNEPLKKGDPLYLIDPTPFKAALDSTKADILKVDAEIKYAKTELARYQNLNKTDFASQESVDNITNQLDEALAQRASLLAQQQSDQFNLDSTVVRAPTDGYVSQMLLRPGMKSRSVPFQGNLTFVHDEDKIIFAAFKQSPARYLKVGYPAEITFATIPGHAYKAKVTQINDIFSQGSVSASGHLIDPLMLQQEGRILVRVEIDQPELLKGMPIPIGTDAHVAVYSPHWEMFSIIRKVILRMQSWHNWLFEG, encoded by the coding sequence ATGGAGACACTCATTACACTTAGTTATGTTGCTCTTTGTGTTATTGTCTTTCGCGTGTTTAAGGTGCCAAAAAATCGTTGGACCTTAACCACGGCGGTTGTTATTGGCGCTTTTTTGCTTGGCTGGATTTTCTTGTATATGGCAATGTATCAACCAGTCTCTCGTTTAGCTCGAGTAGTGGGTGTCACGACACCGATTACCTCTGAGGTGAGAGGGTTAGTGACGGATGTCTATATCAAAGGTAATGAACCGCTTAAGAAGGGGGATCCACTCTATTTAATTGATCCTACACCTTTTAAAGCCGCGCTAGACAGTACAAAAGCTGATATCTTAAAAGTAGATGCTGAAATTAAATATGCCAAAACAGAATTAGCTCGTTACCAGAACTTGAATAAAACGGACTTTGCGTCACAAGAATCAGTTGATAATATTACCAATCAACTTGATGAAGCCTTGGCTCAACGTGCATCTTTATTAGCTCAGCAACAGAGTGATCAATTTAATTTGGATTCAACGGTTGTACGAGCACCTACAGATGGTTACGTTTCTCAAATGTTATTACGACCAGGAATGAAAAGTCGTTCAGTACCATTTCAAGGTAACTTAACTTTTGTTCATGATGAAGATAAGATTATTTTTGCGGCATTTAAACAATCACCTGCAAGATATTTAAAAGTTGGCTATCCGGCTGAAATTACCTTTGCGACCATCCCTGGTCATGCTTACAAAGCAAAAGTGACTCAAATTAATGATATATTTTCTCAAGGCTCAGTGTCGGCGAGTGGGCACTTAATTGATCCTTTAATGTTGCAACAAGAAGGACGTATTTTAGTTCGCGTTGAAATTGACCAGCCTGAATTATTGAAGGGGATGCCAATACCTATTGGAACTGATGCCCATGTTGCCGTTTATTCTCCACATTGGGAGATGTTCTCGATTATTCGTAAAGTTATTTTACGTATGCAGAGTTGGCATAATTGGTTATTTGAAGGGTAA
- a CDS encoding MFS transporter — protein sequence MSLISMPFVGTGFDTGLHVVAGVVLIATVAAIGIGFWRFHEYPIHKANQKGHQQIALITTLTWIGFIWHWVWVIAVIVALVDAKELVIRFRDIWHAENKKEDKSC from the coding sequence ATGAGTTTAATTTCTATGCCCTTCGTTGGTACTGGTTTTGATACTGGATTACATGTGGTGGCTGGCGTGGTATTGATCGCAACTGTCGCTGCGATAGGTATCGGTTTTTGGCGTTTTCACGAGTATCCGATCCATAAAGCAAACCAGAAAGGACATCAACAGATTGCACTGATCACTACTTTAACTTGGATTGGTTTTATATGGCATTGGGTTTGGGTTATTGCCGTTATTGTGGCATTGGTGGACGCAAAAGAGTTAGTGATCCGTTTTCGTGATATTTGGCATGCAGAGAATAAAAAAGAGGACAAATCATGTTAG
- a CDS encoding HlyD family secretion protein, with amino-acid sequence MLEGLAVWALFIYLLRLVGVPWNAPFKAFAYIGGGSWLAFVWIGLITWAPMDLSGGSIVQSPHIQLRPGSTQVVGNVDHVYINPNQKVEKGQLIYSLDDHVYQIAVDKTKAQLSVAKSAYLTAKEDKLIAITDHQLALKDVDINRSQIISAKEDLTWKEATLKRYHDQNSASKHSITESLLDEQDTLVEKSASELNTLQVKEQRSKVVAEQKKLAIDKAELAIETRQAEMEQAKSNYEQALWNLSQTKVYAPTDGYVTNFTLRPGQYVGVVPRMQMYTNEKYVLMRVNHQAIRNVKVGQAAEFATAVYPGKIFSAEVEGIIEATGESQASLLARETSVRTTTGQNLMNKHHFVRLKINEDSQHDIPVGSVGLAWVAAEKPIGFLDFLNVIRGIIIRMKSQIYYIYSL; translated from the coding sequence ATGTTAGAAGGTTTAGCTGTTTGGGCTCTGTTTATTTACTTACTGCGTTTAGTTGGTGTTCCATGGAATGCCCCTTTTAAAGCTTTTGCTTATATTGGTGGTGGTTCATGGTTGGCTTTTGTTTGGATTGGTTTAATTACTTGGGCTCCGATGGATTTAAGCGGTGGATCGATTGTTCAATCGCCACATATTCAATTAAGACCAGGTTCTACACAAGTGGTTGGTAATGTTGACCATGTTTATATTAATCCGAATCAAAAGGTAGAAAAAGGGCAATTAATTTACAGCCTAGATGACCATGTTTATCAAATTGCAGTCGATAAAACTAAAGCACAACTTTCTGTTGCTAAATCGGCTTATTTAACGGCAAAAGAAGATAAATTAATTGCGATAACGGATCATCAATTGGCGTTAAAAGATGTAGATATTAATCGCAGTCAAATTATTTCAGCAAAAGAAGATTTAACCTGGAAAGAAGCAACGCTGAAACGTTATCATGATCAAAATAGCGCCTCTAAACACTCAATAACAGAGAGTCTGCTTGATGAGCAAGACACATTAGTTGAGAAGTCAGCCAGTGAGTTAAATACCCTTCAAGTTAAAGAACAGCGTAGTAAAGTTGTTGCTGAACAGAAGAAACTAGCAATAGATAAAGCTGAGTTAGCTATTGAGACTCGTCAAGCTGAAATGGAGCAAGCTAAATCAAATTATGAACAAGCGCTTTGGAATCTATCGCAAACTAAAGTTTATGCGCCAACTGATGGTTATGTCACAAACTTTACTTTACGTCCTGGTCAATATGTGGGTGTCGTACCTCGTATGCAGATGTATACCAATGAAAAGTATGTACTAATGCGAGTCAATCATCAAGCGATTCGAAATGTAAAAGTAGGGCAAGCGGCTGAGTTTGCTACCGCCGTTTACCCAGGCAAGATTTTCTCGGCAGAAGTTGAAGGAATTATTGAAGCAACAGGCGAATCTCAAGCGAGTTTGTTAGCAAGAGAGACTTCTGTTCGAACAACGACCGGACAAAACTTAATGAATAAACATCACTTTGTTCGCTTAAAGATTAATGAAGATAGCCAACATGATATCCCTGTTGGTTCTGTCGGTTTAGCTTGGGTTGCCGCAGAAAAACCAATAGGGTTCTTAGATTTTCTTAATGTCATTCGAGGAATAATCATTCGAATGAAGTCGCAGATATACTATATTTATTCGCTGTAA
- a CDS encoding AraC family transcriptional regulator — MTKNHSYFIRANGLFNLYQNVIQNKNYPHTSPESIPLSALKNPMNLLPVSEVFKLYRELELQTQDPDFMLKAVTTFKVGQLDPIGRWMFSSHDLMSTIRKVNFGMANIQSGSTWIASPTGSITKWCYKNRYNSGELTVHDSIRVAVFMNSILKMYLGNKFTPMRIMFSGSRNSALYQEYFNCDIEWNHHQTEIWFHSNVRTILKQHSQDNKQNLSLTFDDLDNFLNMPQPDDDTKIAYELINYSCHFGLPTLSKVAELLGISTQQLQRRFFKYGHNFSEICGFVLSNKAVKLLTDSISIEDTAVLLGYSNVASFNQMFKKYRGITAVQFVKSLN, encoded by the coding sequence ATGACTAAAAATCATTCCTATTTTATTCGAGCAAATGGTTTGTTCAATCTTTATCAGAATGTCATCCAAAATAAAAACTACCCACACACATCTCCAGAAAGTATTCCCTTATCTGCACTTAAGAATCCAATGAATTTATTGCCTGTTTCCGAGGTTTTTAAGTTATATAGAGAGCTAGAATTACAAACTCAAGATCCTGATTTTATGCTTAAAGCGGTAACGACATTTAAGGTAGGACAGCTTGATCCAATCGGACGCTGGATGTTTTCAAGTCATGACTTAATGTCAACAATCCGCAAAGTAAACTTTGGAATGGCTAATATTCAATCTGGTTCAACTTGGATTGCCAGCCCCACAGGTTCTATTACCAAATGGTGTTATAAAAATCGATATAACTCAGGAGAACTGACTGTCCATGATAGTATTCGTGTTGCTGTTTTTATGAACTCGATATTGAAAATGTACTTAGGAAATAAATTTACTCCAATGCGAATTATGTTTTCAGGATCCCGTAATAGTGCCCTTTATCAAGAGTATTTTAACTGTGATATTGAATGGAACCATCATCAAACTGAAATTTGGTTTCATTCAAATGTACGAACAATATTAAAACAACACAGTCAGGATAATAAACAAAATTTGTCTTTAACCTTTGATGATTTAGATAATTTTCTCAATATGCCTCAACCTGATGATGACACCAAAATAGCCTATGAACTGATAAATTACTCATGTCATTTTGGATTACCCACCTTATCAAAAGTCGCTGAATTACTGGGTATATCCACTCAACAATTACAACGCCGCTTTTTTAAATATGGCCACAACTTCTCAGAGATATGCGGATTTGTATTAAGTAATAAAGCAGTAAAATTATTAACAGATTCTATATCGATTGAAGATACTGCTGTTTTATTAGGCTATAGCAATGTGGCGAGCTTCAATCAGATGTTTAAAAAATATCGAGGGATAACGGCAGTTCAATTTGTAAAGTCATTAAACTAA
- a CDS encoding DUF3302 domain-containing protein, which translates to MLDYIALGLLIFVVLVIFYGVIVIHDIPYEISKERNHPHQDAIHVAGWVSLFTLHALWPFLWIWATLWREDRGWGFQKIEEEQHDQQHKLEIMSVKLDKLQAEIELLKKNRSGDL; encoded by the coding sequence ATGTTAGATTATATTGCACTGGGGCTCTTAATTTTTGTTGTCTTAGTGATCTTTTATGGTGTGATTGTGATTCATGATATTCCTTATGAGATATCGAAGGAGCGAAATCATCCTCATCAAGATGCGATACATGTTGCTGGCTGGGTAAGTTTATTTACTCTTCATGCGCTATGGCCTTTTTTATGGATTTGGGCGACGTTATGGCGAGAAGATCGTGGTTGGGGTTTTCAAAAAATAGAAGAAGAGCAACATGATCAACAACATAAGTTAGAAATAATGTCAGTGAAACTGGATAAGTTACAGGCTGAAATTGAGTTATTAAAGAAAAACAGATCAGGAGACTTGTAA
- a CDS encoding HlyD family secretion protein — MDLLLILTYAALCIFIFKIFNIPLNKWSVPTAVLGGIILVGALVLLMNYNHPFTQKGGQFYVTTPIVPTVRGKVIEVIATPNEQLKKGDILFKIDDTPYLAAVNKINAQLAEASQDILELESAYVAAQNTTQKALAERDEAKRKYIRYQKSFKKGAFTEQQVDSANQAYKAAESFLLAQKSKERQAKLAYESNINGENTTIAKLKAELVQAQFNLDGTIVRAPTDGFVSQVTLRPGMMAVPLPLVPSMIFTHSEEKYFVGAFRQNSLQRLEEGHDAEFLFKGLPGKVFKGQVLEIIPNITEGQVQSRNGLVSASTINTNGRVLVKLQVTDDLSQYHLPLGTSAEIAIYSDHFSHVAIMRKVLIRMKSWQNYLYLDH; from the coding sequence ATGGATCTATTGTTAATTCTTACTTATGCCGCATTGTGTATTTTTATTTTTAAAATATTTAATATTCCATTAAATAAGTGGAGTGTGCCTACGGCTGTTTTAGGTGGTATTATTTTGGTTGGCGCATTAGTCCTTTTGATGAACTATAACCACCCATTTACTCAGAAAGGTGGACAATTTTATGTCACAACACCGATTGTTCCGACGGTTCGCGGTAAAGTGATAGAGGTGATAGCGACACCTAATGAACAACTAAAGAAGGGTGATATACTATTTAAAATCGATGATACCCCTTATTTAGCGGCCGTGAATAAGATCAACGCACAATTAGCAGAAGCTAGCCAAGATATTCTTGAGTTAGAGTCAGCTTATGTGGCTGCACAGAATACCACTCAAAAAGCATTAGCTGAACGAGATGAAGCGAAAAGAAAGTATATTCGTTATCAGAAGAGCTTTAAAAAAGGCGCATTTACAGAACAGCAAGTGGATAGTGCAAACCAAGCTTATAAAGCTGCGGAGTCGTTTTTATTAGCACAGAAATCGAAAGAGAGACAAGCAAAGCTAGCGTATGAATCTAATATAAATGGTGAAAATACGACAATTGCAAAACTAAAAGCAGAATTAGTTCAAGCGCAGTTTAATTTAGATGGAACCATTGTGCGAGCACCGACTGATGGTTTTGTTTCTCAAGTCACATTACGACCAGGAATGATGGCAGTCCCATTACCATTAGTTCCTTCAATGATCTTTACTCATAGCGAAGAGAAATATTTCGTCGGTGCTTTTCGCCAGAACTCGCTACAGCGTTTAGAAGAAGGTCATGACGCTGAATTTCTATTTAAAGGACTACCGGGTAAAGTCTTTAAAGGCCAAGTTCTGGAGATTATTCCTAATATTACCGAAGGACAAGTACAATCTAGAAATGGTTTAGTGAGCGCTTCAACAATTAACACTAATGGCCGGGTGTTAGTGAAACTTCAAGTGACGGATGATCTATCTCAATATCATTTACCACTCGGTACGAGTGCTGAAATTGCGATTTATTCCGATCACTTTTCTCATGTTGCAATTATGAGAAAAGTCCTAATTCGAATGAAAAGTTGGCAAAATTATCTATATTTAGATCATTAA
- a CDS encoding DUF4136 domain-containing protein has product MKQVKILLSSLLLLVIAGCSSIMVDRDHQIDLTSYQSFSFNIDKDQPLTLDEGRMKQAVTQQLELKGLALSENSSLLVKPSIQNNEELISRNPTVSFGYSTKNIGVATSSERVYQKESYGNIVIELIDKNKNQIVWRGVSNKKITKFMSDKDRSEIIFTEIDKMFTQYP; this is encoded by the coding sequence ATGAAACAGGTAAAAATACTTTTATCATCACTCCTATTGTTAGTCATTGCGGGATGTTCATCAATTATGGTCGATCGTGACCATCAAATTGATTTAACGAGTTATCAATCGTTTAGTTTTAATATTGATAAAGACCAACCATTAACTCTTGATGAAGGGCGAATGAAGCAAGCTGTGACGCAGCAATTGGAATTGAAAGGCTTAGCGTTATCTGAAAATAGCTCGTTACTGGTAAAGCCGAGTATTCAAAATAATGAAGAACTCATATCTAGAAATCCGACGGTAAGTTTTGGTTATTCAACAAAAAACATTGGCGTCGCGACTTCGTCTGAGCGAGTTTATCAAAAAGAGAGTTATGGTAATATTGTAATCGAGTTAATCGACAAAAATAAAAATCAGATCGTATGGCGTGGAGTGTCAAATAAAAAGATTACGAAGTTTATGAGTGATAAAGATAGATCTGAAATAATATTTACAGAAATTGATAAGATGTTCACTCAATACCCATAA
- a CDS encoding LysR substrate-binding domain-containing protein yields MKNSDLSLIPFFIMIMEERSLSVAAKKMNLSQPAVSAALSKLRYIYRDQLFNRLNYGVEPTPYAYEIFPILSNIMNNYMLTIPTEEFNPAIIKCKFKIATLSVSFSSVISNFSRELIKQSPNITIETQSLLNKNLENDLINHKFDLAINIGRPNIASLNSHTLGYHKLVVVCAREHPRIKGSHISPEQFMAEKHAVHTHIAHDDNFKHALSFNLLRKRDIRWYAKETTEMLSIIEKSELIGLVTEEIAKKLCGAFNLKYFNAPLGLDKLPVSIIWHSSRENDIPHKWLRGKVINSQLTF; encoded by the coding sequence ATGAAAAATTCTGATTTAAGTCTTATTCCATTCTTCATTATGATCATGGAAGAGCGTAGTTTATCTGTCGCTGCAAAAAAAATGAATTTAAGTCAACCAGCGGTAAGTGCTGCCCTAAGTAAACTGCGGTATATATATCGAGATCAACTTTTTAACCGATTAAATTATGGTGTTGAACCAACACCTTATGCTTATGAAATATTTCCGATATTATCAAATATTATGAATAATTACATGCTGACGATTCCAACTGAGGAGTTTAATCCTGCAATTATTAAATGTAAATTCAAGATAGCTACACTAAGTGTTTCTTTTAGTTCCGTGATCTCTAATTTTTCTAGGGAGTTAATTAAACAGTCTCCAAATATTACGATTGAAACCCAGTCATTATTAAATAAAAACTTAGAAAATGATTTAATTAACCATAAGTTTGATCTTGCTATTAATATAGGCAGGCCAAATATAGCATCATTAAATAGCCATACTTTGGGTTATCATAAGTTAGTTGTAGTCTGTGCTAGAGAGCACCCTAGGATTAAGGGTAGTCATATATCACCAGAACAGTTTATGGCAGAAAAGCATGCCGTACATACTCATATTGCCCATGATGATAATTTTAAACATGCTCTGAGCTTTAATTTATTGAGGAAAAGGGATATTCGTTGGTATGCAAAAGAGACAACAGAGATGTTATCAATCATTGAAAAATCAGAATTAATCGGTTTAGTTACCGAAGAAATAGCCAAGAAACTTTGTGGAGCCTTCAATTTAAAATATTTCAATGCACCATTAGGTTTAGATAAGTTACCTGTTTCTATTATTTGGCATTCATCAAGAGAAAATGATATCCCTCATAAATGGCTACGGGGAAAAGTGATCAATTCACAACTTACTTTTTAA